A single window of Bradyrhizobium daqingense DNA harbors:
- a CDS encoding NAD(P)/FAD-dependent oxidoreductase: MRLVIIGAGFAGMYAALSAARLREIQGVTPDQLEIALVAPEPTLVVRPRLYEPKPETLTAPLLDVLEAIDVTYVQGIAEAVDTKSSMVKIATAKGTKKTLSYDRLVVTTGSRLFRPNIPGLAEHGFSVDSLEDAITLDKHLHGLARRPATNGRDTVVVAGGGFTGIEAATEMPARLRDILGASASTRVIIVDRNKEIAPDMGAGPRPVIEDALRKLGVETRLGAGVASLDEAGVTLSSGEHIETETVIWAAGIRAAPLTAQIPGERDNFGRLLVDRCLQVSSVQDVFAAGDAARAACDDDGNYALMSCQHATRMGAFAGNNAAAELLGLATRPYHQKGYVTCLDLGGAGALFTRGWEREVTMVGDVAKRTKQEINTVWIYPPKAERAAALASADPERATDVTGFL; this comes from the coding sequence ATGCGACTAGTCATCATCGGCGCCGGCTTCGCCGGCATGTATGCCGCCCTTTCCGCAGCGCGCCTGCGCGAGATTCAGGGCGTCACGCCAGACCAGCTCGAGATCGCGCTGGTTGCCCCCGAGCCGACGCTCGTGGTTCGCCCGCGGCTCTATGAACCGAAGCCAGAGACCTTGACGGCGCCCTTGCTCGACGTGCTCGAGGCCATCGACGTCACCTATGTGCAAGGCATCGCCGAGGCGGTCGACACCAAATCCAGCATGGTGAAGATCGCGACAGCGAAGGGCACGAAGAAGACGCTCTCTTACGACCGCCTCGTCGTGACCACCGGCAGCCGGCTGTTCCGTCCGAACATTCCGGGCCTTGCCGAGCACGGCTTCAGCGTCGATTCACTCGAGGACGCGATCACGCTCGACAAGCACCTGCATGGCCTCGCCAGGCGGCCGGCCACGAACGGGCGCGACACCGTCGTCGTCGCCGGCGGCGGCTTCACCGGCATCGAGGCGGCCACGGAAATGCCGGCGCGGCTTCGCGATATCCTCGGCGCAAGCGCCAGCACCCGCGTCATCATCGTTGATCGCAACAAGGAGATCGCGCCCGACATGGGCGCAGGCCCGCGCCCTGTCATCGAGGACGCTCTTCGCAAGCTCGGTGTGGAAACCCGCCTCGGCGCCGGCGTCGCCTCGCTCGACGAGGCCGGCGTCACCCTGTCCAGCGGCGAACACATCGAGACCGAAACCGTGATCTGGGCGGCGGGCATTCGTGCGGCGCCCTTGACGGCGCAAATTCCCGGCGAGCGCGACAATTTCGGTCGATTACTGGTCGACCGCTGTCTGCAGGTGTCCAGCGTTCAGGACGTCTTCGCGGCCGGCGATGCGGCACGGGCCGCCTGCGACGACGACGGCAATTACGCGCTGATGTCGTGCCAGCACGCCACGCGGATGGGCGCCTTCGCCGGCAACAATGCCGCGGCCGAGCTGCTTGGTCTTGCGACCAGGCCTTACCACCAGAAAGGCTACGTCACCTGCCTCGACCTCGGCGGTGCCGGCGCGCTGTTCACGCGCGGCTGGGAACGCGAGGTGACGATGGTCGGCGACGTCGCCAAGAGGACCAAGCAGGAGATCAACACCGTCTGGATCTATCCGCCGAAGGCGGAGCGCGCCGCCGCCCTCGCCTCGGCCGATCCGGAGCGCGCGACTGACGTGACCGGCTTCCTCTAG
- a CDS encoding helix-turn-helix transcriptional regulator, protein MTGNTASMRDPSQQGLPSAPHAQPEDSAHSDRPVAGAEMARVLRTEPFRMALDATGAGIAHWKHDPLHDVVEPMSHHVIMAYNGVMQRMERRSGRSVAIGTFRPGVLIIIPEGSSSRWDIPKPVDVVQLYLPDATLKRVADEAGTAPADLLERTAHPDPITSRLLLSAADAIEGHGALDDLFRHQLTDLLATRILAAHTGTPAAFMPTTGGLAPKILLRAIERLRSDSDADVSLDALASDAGLSRFHFCRAFKESTGLSPHSWLRQHRLEQAMKMLRDSDDTVVSIAATLGYSSQTAFAAAFRKLTGETPSDWRRRHRR, encoded by the coding sequence ATGACCGGGAACACCGCTTCCATGCGCGATCCCTCGCAGCAGGGCTTACCATCCGCACCTCACGCACAGCCGGAGGACAGCGCGCACTCCGACCGGCCCGTTGCCGGCGCGGAGATGGCGCGCGTGCTCAGGACCGAGCCGTTTCGCATGGCGCTGGACGCCACGGGTGCCGGCATCGCGCATTGGAAGCACGATCCGCTGCACGACGTGGTCGAGCCCATGAGCCACCACGTGATCATGGCCTATAACGGCGTGATGCAGCGCATGGAGCGGCGTTCGGGACGATCGGTTGCGATCGGCACGTTTCGTCCCGGCGTGCTGATCATCATTCCGGAAGGTTCGAGCTCCAGATGGGACATTCCGAAACCGGTCGACGTGGTTCAGCTCTATCTTCCCGATGCGACGCTCAAGCGCGTTGCCGACGAGGCCGGAACCGCACCGGCCGACCTGCTCGAACGAACGGCGCACCCCGACCCCATCACGTCGCGACTGCTGCTGAGCGCGGCGGACGCGATCGAAGGTCATGGCGCGCTGGACGATCTGTTCCGGCATCAGCTGACGGATCTTCTGGCCACGCGCATTCTGGCCGCCCATACGGGCACGCCGGCAGCGTTCATGCCGACAACGGGCGGGCTGGCACCGAAGATCCTGCTCCGCGCGATCGAACGCCTCCGCTCGGACAGCGATGCCGACGTCTCGCTCGACGCGCTGGCGTCAGACGCGGGTCTGTCGCGCTTTCACTTCTGCCGCGCCTTCAAGGAAAGCACCGGCCTGTCCCCGCATTCCTGGCTGCGCCAGCACCGGCTCGAACAGGCCATGAAGATGCTGCGCGACAGCGACGACACGGTCGTCTCGATTGCGGCAACTCTCGGCTATTCTTCGCAGACCGCCTTCGCTGCGGCATTCCGCAAATTGACTGGCGAGACGCCGAGCGACTGGCGCAGGCGCCACAGGCGATAA
- a CDS encoding bifunctional diguanylate cyclase/phosphodiesterase — MGTSIRWTARMRALLRRWRGAPLTWLIVGGFVLMAATAIATALTVDRFRQNAIESGRDSLENSVRLLARHFDREFEDFAVLQKSIIAELESHGIESAEIFRSEMGTLAMHEVLRAKASGWSDVAGANVFDSNGILINSSRRWPVADVSIADRGYFNRLKNDPAAQEEIEVVQGRFGNGPAIVFARRVSGPHGEFLGIVSRAIAPGQLESFFASTGLGEESSIAMHHQNGQLLARVPHVEAMIGQNYRKGTPEQRAVFERTFVTTQLASPIDGKDRIVASRLLTGEPLVIVATKSLDATLATWRTQTKFFVTVAVLSIGLLVLTLYLIFRQMTHRLSLEKQRLDTAMNTMTQGLLMFDQDERMIVCNRRYIEMYALSSEVVKPGAYFRDVIQHRHDTGSFHGDVESYCDGILSKVGRTQSTIVETTDGRLIEIKSQPSAAGGWLATHDDVTERIRADERIAHMAHYDALTDLPNRVLMRGHLERRVAELGQGKPFAILYIDVDEFKGVNDSLGHEVGDELLRQVANRLRACVSGNDMVARLGGDEFAVIKAGTNDPAELTALAETILAALRMPVNCKGQEIPTDASIGIAIAPDHGDNIDDLLKRADLAMYAAKSEGRRTFRIFSPEYDAKARQRRQLELDLRQALARCEFEVHYQPLVDLAANVVTGCEALLRWRHPERGMVSPADFIPIAEDIGLIGEIGEWVLKQACLEAASWPGQIHIAVNVSPVQFRSRTLALKVAAALAESGLAPGRLELEITETVLIRDDEEALTILQQLRELGVRIALDDFGTGYSSLSYLHRFPFDKIKIDRSFINDIGRSEDSSPIVQAVVHMAAARRMATTAEGVETEAQRAVLRQLGCSQMQGWLFSPAVPAAKLKQLLSAQAAA, encoded by the coding sequence ATGGGCACATCGATACGATGGACCGCGCGGATGCGCGCGTTGCTACGCCGCTGGCGCGGTGCGCCGCTGACATGGCTGATCGTCGGCGGCTTTGTGCTGATGGCCGCGACCGCCATCGCCACCGCGCTCACCGTCGACCGCTTCCGGCAGAATGCGATCGAGAGCGGCCGCGACAGTCTGGAAAACTCCGTCCGGCTGCTGGCCCGGCATTTCGACCGCGAGTTCGAGGACTTTGCGGTGCTGCAGAAGAGCATCATCGCCGAGCTCGAAAGCCATGGCATCGAATCCGCCGAAATCTTCCGCAGCGAGATGGGCACGCTCGCCATGCACGAGGTGCTGCGCGCAAAGGCCAGCGGCTGGTCCGACGTCGCCGGCGCCAACGTGTTCGATTCGAACGGCATCCTGATCAATTCGTCACGGCGCTGGCCGGTCGCCGACGTTTCGATCGCCGACCGTGGCTATTTCAATCGCCTCAAGAACGATCCGGCCGCGCAGGAAGAGATCGAGGTGGTCCAGGGCCGGTTCGGCAACGGACCGGCCATCGTGTTCGCGCGGCGCGTCTCCGGCCCGCATGGTGAATTCCTTGGAATTGTCTCGCGCGCGATCGCACCGGGGCAGCTCGAATCCTTCTTCGCCTCGACCGGGCTCGGCGAGGAATCCTCGATCGCGATGCACCACCAGAACGGTCAGCTGCTCGCGCGCGTTCCGCATGTCGAGGCGATGATCGGGCAGAACTACCGCAAGGGCACGCCGGAGCAGAGGGCGGTGTTCGAGCGCACCTTCGTCACGACGCAGCTCGCAAGCCCGATCGACGGCAAGGACCGCATCGTCGCCTCGCGCCTCCTCACCGGCGAGCCGCTGGTGATCGTCGCGACCAAATCACTCGATGCGACGCTGGCCACATGGCGCACCCAGACCAAATTCTTCGTCACCGTTGCCGTGCTGTCGATCGGCCTGCTGGTGCTCACGCTCTATCTGATCTTCCGTCAGATGACGCATCGGCTGTCGCTGGAGAAGCAGCGGCTCGATACTGCGATGAACACCATGACGCAGGGCCTCCTGATGTTCGATCAGGACGAGCGGATGATCGTCTGCAACCGGCGCTACATCGAGATGTACGCCCTGTCGAGCGAAGTGGTGAAGCCCGGCGCCTATTTCCGCGACGTGATCCAGCACCGTCATGATACCGGCTCTTTCCACGGCGACGTCGAATCCTATTGCGACGGCATCCTGAGCAAAGTCGGGCGCACCCAGAGCACAATCGTCGAGACGACCGACGGCCGCCTGATCGAGATCAAGAGCCAGCCGAGCGCTGCCGGCGGCTGGCTCGCGACCCATGACGACGTCACCGAGCGCATTCGCGCCGACGAGCGCATCGCGCACATGGCGCATTACGACGCACTGACCGACCTGCCCAACCGCGTGCTGATGCGCGGCCATCTGGAGCGGCGCGTCGCCGAGCTCGGCCAGGGCAAGCCGTTCGCGATCCTCTATATCGACGTCGACGAGTTCAAGGGCGTCAACGATTCGCTCGGACACGAGGTCGGCGACGAGCTGTTGCGCCAGGTCGCGAATCGCCTGCGCGCCTGCGTCAGTGGCAACGACATGGTCGCGCGGCTCGGCGGCGACGAATTCGCCGTCATCAAGGCTGGCACCAACGATCCGGCCGAGCTGACGGCGCTGGCGGAAACCATTCTTGCGGCGCTGCGCATGCCCGTGAATTGCAAGGGCCAGGAAATCCCGACCGATGCCAGCATCGGCATCGCGATCGCGCCCGACCATGGCGACAATATCGACGATCTGCTTAAACGCGCCGATCTGGCGATGTATGCCGCGAAATCGGAAGGACGCCGCACCTTCCGCATCTTCTCACCCGAATACGACGCCAAGGCGCGGCAGCGGCGGCAGCTCGAGCTCGACTTGCGCCAAGCGCTTGCGCGCTGCGAGTTCGAGGTGCACTACCAGCCGCTGGTCGACCTCGCGGCCAACGTCGTGACCGGCTGCGAGGCACTGCTGCGCTGGCGCCACCCCGAGCGCGGCATGGTCTCGCCCGCGGATTTCATCCCTATCGCCGAAGACATCGGCCTGATCGGCGAGATCGGTGAGTGGGTGCTGAAGCAGGCCTGCCTGGAAGCCGCGAGCTGGCCCGGCCAGATCCACATCGCGGTAAATGTGTCGCCGGTGCAATTCCGCTCACGGACGCTGGCGCTCAAGGTCGCCGCCGCGCTCGCGGAGTCCGGCCTTGCGCCGGGGCGGCTCGAGCTCGAGATCACCGAGACCGTGCTGATCCGCGACGACGAGGAGGCGCTGACGATCCTCCAGCAGCTGCGCGAGCTCGGCGTGCGCATCGCGCTCGACGATTTCGGCACCGGCTATTCCTCGCTGAGCTATCTGCACCGCTTCCCGTTCGACAAGATCAAGATCGACCGCAGCTTCATCAACGACATCGGTCGGTCCGAAGATTCCTCGCCGATCGTGCAGGCCGTGGTGCACATGGCCGCCGCCCGCCGCATGGCGACGACCGCCGAAGGCGTCGAGACCGAGGCCCAGCGCGCGGTGCTGCGTCAGCTCGGATGCAGCCAGATGCAGGGCTGGTTGTTCAGCCCGGCCGTGCCGGCTGCGAAATTGAAGCAGCTCCTGTCGGCGCAAGCGGCGGCTTAG
- a CDS encoding LysM peptidoglycan-binding domain-containing protein — translation MMTASKAFIALCLLAVIGTVLVIGPTELRRLLPSGAKTEVAIAAKPEAKAEAKAEPKAEAKVETRSEPKPEQQKLVSNAPPSPAASPSPAPQPKADALAETQKQVAALADIAPVKPAPPVADAGPRFDVARIDDHGEAAVIAGRAAPGSKVELLRDGKPLDSVVADASGQFVMTPPQLPAGSYELTLRARSADGTVTQSSRSMPVTIAEVAPPPARPAPAVRQEAKQAETPGDKSDVVASLPSASPRLASVPDNPAARPRLTGAPKPRSMARTPAHTTLASASPAEALSGAPAEAGGSRVISRGDSLWALSRLAYGDGARYAVIFNANRGKIQNPNLIYPGQTFVVPQKAQ, via the coding sequence ATGATGACCGCGTCCAAGGCCTTCATTGCACTCTGTCTGCTCGCGGTGATCGGCACCGTGCTGGTGATCGGCCCCACCGAGCTGCGCCGCCTGCTGCCGTCGGGGGCGAAGACTGAGGTCGCCATCGCGGCCAAGCCGGAGGCCAAGGCCGAAGCCAAGGCCGAGCCCAAAGCGGAAGCGAAGGTCGAAACCAGGTCGGAACCCAAACCGGAACAGCAGAAGCTTGTTTCTAACGCGCCGCCGTCACCAGCCGCGTCGCCGTCACCTGCGCCCCAGCCGAAGGCCGACGCGCTGGCCGAGACGCAGAAGCAGGTCGCGGCGCTGGCCGATATCGCGCCGGTCAAGCCAGCGCCGCCTGTGGCCGATGCCGGCCCCCGTTTCGACGTCGCGCGCATCGACGATCATGGCGAGGCGGCGGTGATCGCCGGGCGGGCCGCCCCGGGTTCGAAGGTCGAGTTGCTGCGCGACGGCAAGCCGCTCGACTCGGTCGTGGCCGATGCATCCGGTCAGTTCGTGATGACCCCGCCGCAGCTTCCGGCCGGCTCCTATGAGCTGACCCTGCGGGCGAGGTCGGCCGACGGGACGGTCACGCAATCCAGCCGCTCCATGCCTGTGACCATCGCCGAGGTCGCACCGCCGCCGGCACGCCCGGCACCGGCCGTGCGTCAGGAAGCGAAACAGGCAGAGACGCCCGGCGACAAGTCGGATGTCGTAGCGTCCTTGCCCTCGGCGTCGCCGCGCCTGGCCTCGGTACCCGACAACCCTGCGGCTCGGCCCAGATTGACCGGCGCGCCAAAGCCGAGGTCCATGGCGCGGACACCGGCCCACACGACCCTTGCATCGGCCTCGCCGGCGGAGGCGCTCAGCGGTGCACCCGCGGAAGCCGGTGGCAGCCGTGTGATCTCCCGCGGCGACAGCCTGTGGGCGCTCAGCCGGCTCGCCTATGGCGACGGCGCCCGCTACGCCGTGATCTTCAACGCCAACCGCGGCAAGATCCAGAACCCCAATTTGATCTATCCCGGCCAGACCTTCGTCGTGCCGCAAAAGGCGCAGTGA
- a CDS encoding Spy/CpxP family protein refolding chaperone produces MGLALTGAALLFVAMLLPNKAEAQFGIRGGPVGVARFAVGHVLGMARLRHSRMAVRGSRYRSAALRSQDPRGAERGQPANPYVMRAALTAQAALSGWQGGRRPQGWWRHPDGSYGWVGPVFWPFAHDDLTTAVILGDTTSFSLYGYGDIYAAIFAPYAATELAAYTAPQGRRARKIPSAEALCDASDTGGLPVERIAGTVQPNELQRTALDELASAWSAARDTIRAACPEQAPATASERLGLMRERLEAMIKATDAVAAPLAKFVGLLTDDQKARLDALANERRAALAAVQRKDAQKDMQAAAAACAPDYDPRYDEKAQRQYEQLVQQQWPADIASTLKLDEVARARLDVLQDTTLRTLETLSACPAKTAETPQARLASVKTRLEAMLQAVGGISDALDDFQADLSDEQKAGFEAIGPKRGASAAARS; encoded by the coding sequence ATGGGACTGGCGCTGACCGGCGCTGCCCTCCTGTTTGTGGCAATGCTGCTGCCGAATAAAGCCGAAGCTCAGTTCGGAATCCGCGGCGGCCCCGTCGGGGTCGCGCGTTTTGCCGTTGGTCACGTGCTCGGCATGGCGCGCTTGCGTCATTCCCGCATGGCGGTGCGCGGAAGTCGCTACCGCTCCGCAGCGCTGAGGTCGCAGGATCCTCGCGGTGCCGAGCGCGGCCAGCCGGCCAACCCTTATGTCATGCGTGCCGCGCTCACGGCGCAGGCTGCGCTATCGGGCTGGCAGGGCGGAAGGCGTCCGCAGGGCTGGTGGCGCCATCCCGACGGCAGCTATGGCTGGGTCGGCCCGGTGTTCTGGCCGTTCGCGCATGACGATCTCACAACCGCAGTCATCTTGGGCGATACCACCAGCTTCTCGCTGTATGGCTATGGCGACATCTATGCCGCGATCTTCGCGCCTTACGCCGCCACCGAGCTTGCCGCTTACACCGCCCCGCAAGGCCGGCGCGCGCGGAAAATCCCGTCTGCCGAGGCTCTCTGCGACGCCAGCGACACCGGCGGCTTGCCCGTCGAACGCATCGCCGGCACCGTGCAGCCGAACGAATTGCAGCGCACCGCGCTCGACGAGCTCGCATCGGCTTGGAGTGCTGCGCGCGATACCATCCGCGCAGCCTGTCCGGAGCAGGCTCCGGCCACCGCTTCCGAGCGTCTCGGCCTGATGCGCGAGCGGCTCGAGGCCATGATCAAGGCAACGGACGCGGTCGCGGCGCCGCTTGCGAAATTCGTCGGTCTCCTCACCGATGACCAGAAGGCCAGGCTCGATGCGCTCGCCAATGAGCGTCGCGCCGCGCTTGCCGCGGTCCAGCGCAAGGATGCGCAGAAGGACATGCAGGCGGCCGCCGCTGCCTGCGCGCCGGACTATGATCCTCGTTACGACGAAAAGGCGCAGCGCCAATACGAGCAGCTCGTGCAGCAGCAATGGCCCGCCGACATCGCCTCCACGCTCAAGCTCGACGAGGTCGCCCGCGCCCGTCTCGACGTGCTCCAGGACACCACGCTGCGTACCTTGGAGACGCTGAGCGCCTGTCCCGCGAAGACGGCGGAGACACCGCAGGCCCGCCTTGCTTCCGTGAAGACACGGCTGGAGGCGATGCTGCAGGCAGTCGGCGGCATCAGCGATGCGCTCGACGATTTCCAGGCCGATCTGAGCGACGAGCAGAAGGCCGGCTTCGAAGCGATCGGGCCGAAGCGCGGCGCGTCAGCGGCCGCGCGATCGTGA
- the fahA gene encoding fumarylacetoacetase, which produces MPHPNDPSLRSFIEVDPASDFPIQNLPYGVFSTADGRAPRLGVAIGDYVLDLWEIEQDGLISAGDPGTFAGGLNALMHLGPKVWSKTRARISELLRHDNPELRDNQQLRSRALVPMRDARLHLPFTVSGYTDFYSSKEHATNVGVMFRGKDNALQPNWLHMPIAYNGRASTVVVSGTKVKRPRGQLKPPNVELPSFAPCKRLDFELEMGVVIGQPSPMGGMLSEQQAEEMIFGFVLLNDWSARDIQQWEYVPLGPFLAKAFATSISPWVVTREALEPFRLKGPEQEPAPLDYLRQTKPQNYDIALDVSLRAAGTNAPASISRTNFKYMYWSSVQQLMHHASSGCAMNVGDLLGSGTISGPEKEQRGSLLEISWNGTEPVELPGGAKRSFLDDGDSLVMRGWCQGNGYRVGFGEVEGTILAAE; this is translated from the coding sequence GTGCCCCACCCCAACGACCCCAGCCTCCGCTCCTTCATCGAGGTCGATCCCGCCTCCGATTTCCCGATCCAGAACCTGCCTTATGGCGTGTTCTCGACCGCGGATGGGCGCGCTCCGCGTCTCGGCGTCGCGATTGGCGACTACGTGCTCGACCTTTGGGAGATCGAGCAAGATGGCCTGATCAGTGCCGGCGATCCCGGCACCTTTGCTGGAGGGCTGAACGCCCTGATGCATCTGGGTCCAAAGGTCTGGTCCAAAACCCGCGCGCGCATCAGCGAACTCTTGCGACACGACAATCCGGAGCTTCGCGACAATCAACAGTTGCGTTCGCGCGCGCTCGTCCCGATGCGCGATGCCAGATTGCACCTGCCGTTCACTGTCTCCGGCTATACCGACTTCTATTCGTCGAAGGAGCACGCCACCAATGTCGGCGTGATGTTCCGCGGCAAGGACAACGCGCTGCAGCCGAATTGGCTGCACATGCCGATCGCCTATAACGGCCGCGCCTCCACCGTCGTGGTCTCCGGCACCAAGGTGAAACGGCCGCGCGGCCAGCTGAAGCCGCCGAACGTGGAGCTGCCGAGCTTTGCACCGTGCAAGCGGCTCGACTTCGAGCTGGAGATGGGTGTCGTGATCGGCCAGCCTTCGCCGATGGGCGGCATGCTGAGCGAGCAACAGGCCGAGGAGATGATCTTCGGCTTCGTGCTGCTCAACGACTGGAGCGCGCGCGACATCCAGCAATGGGAATATGTGCCGCTCGGGCCGTTCCTTGCGAAAGCGTTCGCGACCTCGATCAGCCCCTGGGTGGTGACGCGCGAGGCGCTGGAGCCGTTCCGGCTGAAAGGGCCTGAGCAGGAGCCGGCGCCGCTCGATTATCTCAGGCAGACGAAGCCACAGAACTACGACATCGCGCTCGACGTCTCCTTGCGCGCCGCGGGCACAAATGCGCCGGCGAGCATCAGCCGCACCAATTTCAAATACATGTACTGGTCCTCGGTGCAGCAGCTGATGCACCACGCCTCCTCAGGCTGCGCCATGAATGTCGGCGACCTCCTGGGCAGCGGCACCATCTCGGGGCCCGAGAAGGAGCAGCGCGGCAGTCTTCTGGAGATCAGCTGGAACGGCACCGAGCCGGTCGAGCTGCCCGGTGGCGCCAAGCGCTCGTTCCTCGATGACGGCGACAGCCTCGTCATGCGCGGCTGGTGCCAGGGCAACGGCTATCGCGTGGGGTTTGGTGAGGTCGAGGGCACGATCTTGGCGGCGGAGTAG
- the hmgA gene encoding homogentisate 1,2-dioxygenase, whose amino-acid sequence MNINTSPDQIVRSSAQVTPGYMSGFGNSFETEALPGALPIGRNSPQRCAYGLYAEQLSGSPFTAPRGTNERSWLYRIRPSVKHSGRFEKVDAGLWRSAPCHEYDLPIAQLRWDPTPLPKDEVTFVQGVQTMTTAGDVNTQAGMAAHVYLITKSMVDQHFYNADGELMFVLQQGSLRLATEFGRIDAEPGEIVVIPRGVKFRVEIPNGPARGYLCENYGGAFTLPERGPIGANCLANARDFLTPVANYEDKDTPTELYVKWGGSLFKTQLAHSPIDVVAWHGNYAPYKYDLRTFSPVGAIGFDHPDPSIFTVLTSPSETAGTANIDFVIFPERWMVADNTFRPPWYHMNIMSEFMGLIYGVYDAKPQGFVPGGISLHNCMLPHGPDRDAFEHASHGELKPVKLTGTMAFMFETRYPQRVTAHAANAATLQDDYADCWKGLEKRFDPSRP is encoded by the coding sequence ATGAACATCAACACCTCGCCTGATCAGATCGTTCGCAGTTCCGCGCAGGTGACACCGGGCTACATGTCCGGCTTCGGCAACAGTTTCGAGACCGAGGCGCTGCCCGGCGCGCTGCCGATCGGGCGCAATTCGCCGCAGCGTTGTGCCTACGGCCTCTATGCCGAGCAGCTCTCCGGCTCGCCCTTCACAGCGCCGCGCGGCACCAACGAACGCTCCTGGCTTTACCGCATCCGCCCCTCGGTGAAGCATTCCGGCCGCTTCGAGAAGGTCGATGCCGGCCTGTGGCGCTCGGCACCGTGTCATGAATATGACCTGCCGATCGCGCAGCTGCGCTGGGATCCGACGCCGCTCCCGAAGGACGAGGTCACCTTCGTCCAGGGCGTGCAGACCATGACGACCGCCGGCGACGTCAACACGCAGGCCGGCATGGCCGCGCATGTCTACCTCATCACCAAGTCGATGGTGGACCAGCATTTCTACAATGCCGACGGCGAGCTGATGTTCGTGCTGCAGCAGGGAAGCTTGCGCCTCGCCACCGAGTTCGGCCGCATCGATGCCGAGCCCGGCGAGATCGTGGTGATCCCGCGCGGCGTCAAGTTCCGCGTCGAGATCCCGAACGGGCCGGCGCGCGGCTATCTCTGCGAGAATTACGGCGGCGCCTTCACCCTGCCGGAGCGCGGGCCGATCGGCGCCAATTGCCTCGCCAATGCGCGCGACTTCCTGACGCCGGTCGCGAACTACGAGGACAAGGACACGCCGACCGAGCTCTACGTGAAGTGGGGTGGCTCGCTGTTCAAGACGCAGCTCGCCCATTCGCCGATCGACGTCGTCGCATGGCACGGCAATTACGCGCCGTACAAATACGATCTGCGCACCTTCTCTCCCGTCGGGGCGATCGGCTTCGACCACCCCGATCCCTCGATCTTCACGGTGCTGACCTCGCCGTCCGAGACCGCGGGCACAGCGAATATCGACTTCGTCATTTTCCCCGAGCGCTGGATGGTCGCCGACAACACCTTCCGTCCGCCCTGGTATCACATGAACATCATGAGCGAGTTCATGGGCCTGATCTACGGAGTCTATGACGCCAAGCCGCAAGGCTTCGTCCCCGGCGGCATCTCCTTGCACAATTGCATGCTGCCGCACGGACCCGATCGCGACGCGTTCGAGCATGCGAGCCATGGCGAATTGAAGCCGGTGAAGCTGACCGGCACCATGGCCTTCATGTTCGAGACGCGCTACCCGCAACGCGTCACCGCGCATGCGGCGAATGCCGCGACGCTGCAGGACGATTACGCCGATTGCTGGAAGGGGCTGGAGAAGCGGTTCGATCCGAGCCGGCCGTAA
- a CDS encoding MBL fold metallo-hydrolase, which produces MAKNFASTGDLSEKKITFSEIGTDLYAFTAEGDPNTAVIVGDDGCLVFDAQATPAMATKVIERVRTVTDKPIKYVVLSHYHAVRVLGASAYRAQGIVASQETYRLIEERGKQDWDSEYGRFPRLFQDAQSIPGLTWPTLTFEGEMSIYLGKREVRLMQLGAGHTSGDIVAWVPDAEVMFSGDLIEYHSACYCGDAHLREWPMTLNEIRNFNPKAIAPGRGDALKGTATVREAIAMTRDFVTSLYGAAEISVAKGRTLKESMAATREVMDPKFHSFAIYEHCLPFNVSRAYDEASGIDDPVIWTDKRDQEMWAALQGGG; this is translated from the coding sequence ATGGCGAAGAACTTCGCATCCACCGGCGATCTCTCCGAGAAGAAGATCACCTTCTCCGAGATCGGCACCGATCTCTATGCCTTCACCGCCGAGGGCGATCCGAACACGGCCGTGATCGTCGGCGACGATGGCTGCCTCGTGTTCGACGCGCAGGCGACGCCCGCGATGGCGACCAAGGTGATCGAGCGCGTGCGCACCGTCACCGACAAGCCGATCAAATATGTCGTGTTGTCGCATTATCACGCCGTGCGCGTGCTTGGCGCCTCCGCCTACAGGGCGCAGGGCATCGTCGCCTCGCAGGAAACCTATCGCTTGATCGAGGAGCGCGGCAAACAGGATTGGGATTCCGAATACGGCCGCTTCCCGCGCCTGTTCCAGGACGCGCAGAGCATCCCCGGCCTGACCTGGCCGACGCTGACCTTTGAAGGCGAGATGTCGATCTATCTGGGAAAACGCGAGGTGCGGTTGATGCAGCTCGGCGCCGGCCACACCTCCGGTGACATCGTCGCCTGGGTCCCGGACGCGGAGGTGATGTTCTCCGGTGATCTCATCGAATATCACTCGGCCTGCTATTGCGGCGATGCGCATTTGCGCGAATGGCCGATGACGCTGAACGAGATCCGCAACTTCAATCCGAAGGCGATCGCACCGGGCCGCGGCGATGCGCTCAAGGGCACCGCGACGGTGCGCGAAGCCATCGCGATGACGCGTGATTTCGTTACCTCGCTCTATGGCGCCGCGGAAATCTCGGTCGCCAAGGGGCGCACGCTGAAGGAATCCATGGCCGCGACCCGCGAGGTCATGGACCCGAAATTCCACAGCTTCGCCATCTACGAGCACTGCCTGCCGTTCAACGTGTCGCGCGCCTATGACGAAGCGTCGGGGATCGACGATCCCGTGATCTGGACCGACAAGCGCGACCAGGAAATGTGGGCCGCCTTGCAAGGAGGAGGATAG